The Paracoccus sp. MC1862 genome includes a window with the following:
- a CDS encoding AsnC family transcriptional regulator, with the protein MTELSPDCLDTRLLDEFQRDLPLVPRPFAAMADALGTTETDVLNRLQRLQDCGRISRVGATCRPNTAGASTLAALAIPEDRIEEVAAVVSAEPGVNHSYLREDRWNLWFVATAPSEPELAASLARIETASGLPVLSLPLVRPFNIDLGFRLRGPRQPLGLDRAPDMDVLREDDRPLMQALSNGLDLVPIPFAVLAERLGRDEPEVIVRIKALAEARILTRVGVIVRHRALGWAANAMVVWQLPEGAIEAAGRALSQVPGVTLCYQRRLVPGVWDWPLFCMIHARSREEAMEVLDRARALPELAGLPHKILFSTRCFKQRGALIEAA; encoded by the coding sequence ATGACGGAACTTTCGCCCGACTGCCTCGACACCCGACTGCTGGACGAGTTTCAGCGCGATCTTCCCTTGGTCCCCCGACCCTTTGCGGCAATGGCCGATGCTTTGGGGACGACCGAGACGGACGTGCTGAACCGGCTGCAACGGCTGCAGGACTGCGGCCGGATCAGCCGCGTGGGCGCGACCTGCCGGCCGAACACGGCGGGCGCCTCGACGCTGGCGGCGCTGGCGATCCCCGAGGACCGCATCGAGGAGGTCGCGGCGGTGGTCAGCGCCGAGCCGGGCGTGAACCACTCCTACCTGCGCGAGGACCGTTGGAACCTGTGGTTCGTCGCCACCGCGCCCTCGGAACCTGAGCTTGCCGCCTCGCTGGCCCGGATCGAGACGGCCTCCGGCCTGCCGGTCCTGTCGCTGCCGCTGGTGCGGCCCTTCAACATCGATCTCGGCTTCCGCCTGCGCGGCCCGCGCCAGCCGCTGGGGCTGGACCGCGCCCCCGACATGGACGTGCTGCGCGAGGACGACCGCCCGCTGATGCAGGCGCTGTCCAATGGGCTGGACCTCGTCCCTATCCCCTTCGCCGTGCTGGCCGAACGGCTGGGTCGCGACGAGCCCGAGGTCATCGTCCGCATCAAGGCGTTGGCCGAGGCTCGCATCCTGACCCGAGTTGGCGTGATCGTGCGCCACCGGGCGCTGGGCTGGGCGGCGAATGCGATGGTGGTCTGGCAACTGCCCGAAGGTGCCATCGAAGCCGCAGGCCGGGCGCTGTCGCAGGTGCCGGGGGTGACGCTCTGCTACCAGCGCCGGCTTGTGCCGGGTGTCTGGGACTGGCCGCTGTTCTGCATGATCCATGCCCGCTCGCGCGAGGAAGCGATGGAGGTGCTGGACCGCGCCCGCGCCCTGCCGGAACTGGCCGGGTTGCCCCACAAGATCCTGTTCTCGACCCGCTGCTTCAAGCAGCGCGGCGCATTGATCGAGGCCGCATGA
- a CDS encoding Lrp/AsnC family transcriptional regulator: MTRPSRTVLPPEALDPTDRTILNALQDGFPLTPRPYDDAGAALGITGENLIARLTRLRDLGAITRFGPFFDAAAMGGAFCLCAMAVPADRFDEVLTKVNAHPEVAHNYERTHALNMWFVLATDVPKGIERTAQAIEDETGLKVMLFPKLEEYFIGFRVQA; the protein is encoded by the coding sequence ATGACCCGACCCTCCCGCACCGTCCTGCCGCCCGAGGCGCTGGACCCGACCGACCGCACCATCCTGAACGCCCTGCAGGACGGCTTTCCCCTGACCCCCCGCCCCTATGACGACGCGGGCGCGGCACTTGGCATCACCGGCGAAAATCTGATCGCCCGCCTGACCCGGCTGCGGGACCTGGGCGCGATCACCCGATTCGGTCCCTTCTTCGACGCGGCCGCGATGGGCGGGGCCTTCTGCCTTTGCGCGATGGCCGTGCCCGCCGACCGCTTCGACGAGGTCCTGACCAAGGTCAATGCGCATCCCGAGGTCGCGCATAACTATGAGCGCACCCACGCGCTGAACATGTGGTTCGTGCTGGCGACCGATGTGCCCAAGGGGATCGAGCGGACGGCGCAGGCGATCGAGGACGAGACGGGGCTGAAGGTGATGCTGTTTCCCAAGCTGGAAGAATATTTCATCGGCTTCCGGGTGCAGGCATGA
- a CDS encoding AsnC family transcriptional regulator, with the protein MTPLDAIDRQLIRATQAGLPLVAEPYAAVAEAVGLTETEVIALLSAMQDRGIIRRIAVAPNHYALGMTANGMSVWDVADDRISELGARIGALPFVTHCYQRPRALPDWPYNLFAMLHGSSREEVEAKRGEVSAILGDTCRGHDILYSTRILKKTGLRLRDE; encoded by the coding sequence ATGACCCCGCTCGACGCCATCGACCGCCAACTCATCCGGGCGACGCAAGCCGGGCTGCCGCTGGTGGCCGAGCCTTACGCCGCGGTCGCGGAAGCCGTGGGGCTGACCGAGACCGAGGTGATCGCCCTCCTGTCCGCGATGCAGGACCGGGGCATCATCCGCCGCATCGCTGTCGCCCCGAACCATTATGCGCTGGGCATGACCGCCAACGGGATGAGCGTCTGGGACGTGGCCGACGACCGCATCAGCGAACTCGGCGCCCGGATCGGGGCGTTGCCTTTCGTCACTCATTGCTACCAGCGCCCCCGCGCCCTGCCAGACTGGCCCTACAACCTGTTCGCCATGCTACACGGCAGCAGCCGCGAGGAAGTCGAGGCCAAGCGCGGCGAAGTGTCCGCCATCCTTGGTGACACTTGCCGGGGCCACGATATCCTCTATTCGACCCGCATCCTGAAGAAGACCGGGCTGCGCCTGCGCGATGAATGA
- the nirJ gene encoding heme d1 biosynthesis radical SAM protein NirJ, with protein MFRLTQYMHQLVEPSPVRRRGTPGSVKPVVIWNLTRTCNLKCRHCYTVSSDHVFPGELTHEQALGVLDDLSAFRIPALILSGGEPLSRFDFWELAERARELDFRHLSLSTNGTKLGEPDVADRVAALGFDYVGISLDGIGATNDWFRGVEGAFANALAGVRACKARGVKVGLRFTITKDNGDQLPQMLDLCESEGVDKFYLSHLVYAGRGDKHRGEDQEHAHTRRAMDLLIEHGWDAVSNGRPLEIVTGNNDADAVWFMRWAERNFDAATVAHVREHLVAWGGNSSGLGVANIDPQGKVHPDTYWSDYTIGSVKEKPFTEWWTGDDPMLATLRTRPRPLKGRCGACAFKDVCGGNTRIRALQLTGDPWAEDPACYMSNAEIGVEDDLERLTVTPFRGKSHDPAHRFF; from the coding sequence ATGTTCCGCCTGACCCAGTATATGCACCAGCTTGTCGAGCCGTCCCCTGTCCGGCGTCGCGGCACGCCCGGATCGGTCAAGCCGGTGGTGATCTGGAACCTGACCCGGACCTGCAACCTCAAGTGCCGGCATTGCTATACCGTGTCCTCGGACCACGTCTTTCCGGGCGAGCTGACCCATGAGCAGGCGCTGGGCGTGCTGGACGACCTGTCGGCCTTCCGCATCCCCGCCCTGATCCTGTCGGGCGGCGAGCCGCTCAGCCGCTTCGACTTCTGGGAACTGGCCGAACGGGCGCGTGAGTTGGACTTCCGCCACCTGTCGCTGTCCACCAACGGCACGAAGCTGGGAGAGCCGGACGTGGCCGACCGCGTGGCGGCGCTGGGCTTCGACTACGTGGGGATCAGCCTCGACGGGATCGGGGCCACGAACGACTGGTTCCGGGGCGTCGAGGGCGCCTTCGCCAATGCCTTGGCGGGCGTGCGCGCCTGCAAGGCGAGGGGCGTCAAGGTCGGGCTGCGCTTCACCATCACCAAGGACAACGGCGACCAGTTGCCGCAGATGCTCGACCTGTGCGAATCCGAAGGCGTGGACAAGTTCTACCTGTCGCACCTCGTCTATGCCGGCCGCGGCGACAAGCACCGGGGCGAGGATCAGGAACACGCCCATACCCGCCGCGCGATGGACCTGCTGATCGAGCACGGCTGGGACGCGGTGTCCAATGGCCGCCCGCTGGAGATCGTGACGGGCAACAACGACGCCGACGCCGTGTGGTTCATGCGCTGGGCCGAACGCAACTTCGATGCCGCCACTGTGGCCCATGTCCGCGAGCATCTGGTGGCTTGGGGCGGGAACTCCTCGGGGCTGGGCGTCGCCAACATCGACCCACAGGGCAAGGTCCATCCCGACACCTACTGGTCGGACTACACGATCGGCTCGGTCAAGGAAAAGCCGTTCACCGAATGGTGGACGGGGGACGATCCGATGCTGGCCACGCTGCGGACCCGCCCGCGCCCGCTGAAGGGGCGCTGCGGCGCCTGCGCCTTCAAGGACGTCTGCGGCGGCAACACCCGCATCCGCGCCCTGCAACTGACCGGCGACCCCTGGGCCGAGGACCCGGCCTGCTACATGTCCAATGCCGAGATCGGGGTCGAGGACGACCTCGAACGGCTGACCGTGACGCCCTTCCGTGGAAAAAGCCATGACCCCGCGCATCGTTTCTTCTGA
- a CDS encoding nitrite reductase, translating into MTPRIVSSERRLRRGYLGPKDILCAAALALAPLAAWADAAADYAEHCASCHAENRLGGTGPALIPDTLKRVRGIDEVIAHGRPSTQMEGFADELSPERIAALVEFIKSPLAETPSWTVADIEASREMASDYTPAEKPVFTADPMNITLVVETGDHHVSVLDGDTFDVLDRFGTPYAVHGGPKFSPDGRYVFVMSRDGWVEKYDIWSLKEVGRVRAGLNSRNIAMSHDGQWLAVANYLPQTLTILSTETLEPVRVIDVAARDGTPSRVSAVYQAPERKSFILALKDAPEIWEVATDPEAGPYYDGYVHTYEKDAIEAFGAQEGLFARRRIRTEEPLDDFFFDPGYKNLIGTNREGTKGVVINLTSGGKVAELPLPGMPHLGSGITWDREGHKVMATPHLNEGVLSVIDMTDWTLVKQIETNGPGFFLRSHETSPYVWADVFFGPHKDEVHIIDKETLEIVKTVNPAPGKTVAHTEFTKDGKYALVSIWEDDGAVVVYDAKTLEEVRRLPMRKPSGKYNVWNKITFSDGTSH; encoded by the coding sequence ATGACCCCGCGCATCGTTTCTTCTGAAAGACGCCTCCGGCGGGGATATTTGGGGCCGAAAGACATCCTCTGTGCAGCAGCCTTGGCGCTGGCCCCGCTGGCGGCCTGGGCCGATGCGGCGGCGGATTATGCCGAGCATTGCGCGTCCTGCCATGCCGAGAACCGGCTGGGCGGCACCGGCCCCGCGCTGATCCCCGACACGCTGAAGCGCGTGCGCGGCATTGACGAGGTGATCGCCCACGGTCGCCCCTCGACCCAGATGGAGGGCTTCGCCGACGAGCTGTCGCCCGAGCGCATCGCCGCGCTGGTCGAGTTCATCAAGTCCCCTCTGGCCGAAACCCCAAGCTGGACCGTCGCCGACATCGAGGCGAGCCGCGAGATGGCCTCGGACTACACCCCCGCCGAGAAGCCGGTCTTCACCGCCGATCCCATGAACATCACGCTGGTAGTCGAGACGGGGGACCATCACGTCAGCGTGCTGGACGGCGACACCTTTGACGTGCTGGACCGCTTCGGCACGCCCTATGCGGTGCATGGGGGACCGAAGTTCTCGCCCGACGGGCGCTATGTCTTTGTCATGTCGCGCGACGGCTGGGTCGAGAAATACGACATCTGGTCGCTGAAAGAGGTGGGCCGCGTCCGCGCGGGCCTGAACAGCCGCAACATCGCCATGAGCCATGACGGCCAGTGGCTCGCCGTCGCCAACTACCTGCCGCAGACACTGACGATCCTGTCTACCGAGACGCTGGAACCGGTGCGCGTGATCGATGTGGCGGCCCGCGACGGCACCCCCAGCCGGGTCAGCGCGGTCTATCAGGCGCCCGAACGGAAAAGCTTCATCCTTGCGCTGAAGGACGCGCCCGAGATCTGGGAGGTGGCAACCGACCCCGAGGCCGGACCCTATTACGACGGCTATGTGCATACCTACGAAAAGGACGCGATCGAGGCCTTCGGCGCGCAGGAGGGGCTGTTCGCCCGCCGCCGCATCCGCACGGAGGAGCCGCTGGACGATTTCTTCTTCGACCCCGGCTACAAGAACCTGATCGGCACCAACCGCGAGGGCACCAAGGGCGTGGTCATCAACCTGACCAGCGGCGGCAAGGTGGCCGAATTGCCGCTGCCGGGGATGCCGCATCTGGGATCGGGCATCACCTGGGACCGCGAGGGCCACAAGGTCATGGCCACGCCGCACCTGAACGAAGGCGTCTTGTCGGTGATCGACATGACCGACTGGACGCTGGTGAAGCAGATCGAGACCAACGGCCCCGGCTTCTTCCTGCGCAGCCACGAGACCTCGCCTTACGTCTGGGCGGACGTGTTCTTCGGTCCCCACAAGGACGAGGTCCATATCATCGACAAAGAGACGCTGGAAATCGTCAAGACCGTGAACCCCGCCCCCGGCAAGACCGTGGCGCATACCGAGTTCACGAAGGATGGCAAATACGCGCTGGTCTCGATCTGGGAGGATGACGGGGCGGTCGTCGTCTATGATGCCAAGACGCTGGAGGAGGTGCGGCGGCTGCCGATGCGCAAGCCCTCGGGGAAATACAATGTCTGGAACAAGATCACCTTCTCGGATGGAACCAGCCACTAA
- a CDS encoding coniferyl aldehyde dehydrogenase gives MTLTEIFERQRAGFAADPRPNLNTRRQALARLASAVRAHEPALIAAVDADFGGRPAAETRLLELLPLYDAIAHARRHLRGWMRRRRVPGSRFLWPARAFHEYQPLGVVGVIGAWNYPVLLTLGPAVDAIAAGNRVLVKPSEIAPRAAEALAALVADAFPPEQVAVVTGDAGLAQAMTRLPLDHLVFTGSTRVGREVMQAAADNLTPVTLELGGKSPAILHDSADLSRAVPRLMAGKLLNAGQTCVAPDHALVPPARMAEFEAQARRAVTAMFPNGLNGDYARIISDRHLARLQGLVAEAREGGARVVELAPVPPGANGRIMPPTLVFDAPENIGLMREEIFGPVLPVIPAATLEEALDHVNARPRPLALYYFDDDRARQDLVLARSMSGGVTLNDCMFHVGQQNLPFGGVGDSGMGAYHGFDGFARFSKNRPVMAQARWAGTALARPPWAARRRLIGAMLAIARRGASR, from the coding sequence ATGACCCTGACCGAGATCTTCGAACGCCAGCGCGCCGGCTTCGCCGCCGACCCGCGCCCCAACCTGAATACGCGACGGCAGGCTTTGGCTCGGCTGGCCTCGGCAGTCCGCGCGCATGAACCGGCGCTGATCGCGGCGGTGGATGCGGATTTCGGCGGCCGCCCGGCGGCGGAAACGCGGCTGCTGGAACTGCTGCCGCTTTACGACGCGATCGCCCACGCCCGCCGCCACCTGCGCGGCTGGATGCGGCGCAGGCGGGTTCCGGGCTCGCGCTTCCTGTGGCCGGCGCGGGCCTTCCACGAATACCAGCCGCTTGGGGTGGTGGGTGTGATCGGGGCCTGGAACTATCCTGTGCTGCTGACGCTCGGGCCGGCGGTAGACGCGATCGCCGCGGGAAACCGGGTGCTGGTCAAGCCCTCGGAAATCGCCCCCCGCGCGGCCGAGGCACTAGCGGCGTTGGTGGCCGATGCCTTTCCGCCCGAGCAGGTGGCAGTCGTCACGGGGGATGCCGGTCTGGCGCAGGCCATGACGCGGCTGCCGCTGGATCACCTCGTCTTCACCGGTTCGACCCGCGTAGGGCGCGAGGTGATGCAGGCCGCGGCCGACAACCTGACCCCGGTCACGCTGGAACTGGGCGGCAAGTCGCCCGCGATCCTGCACGACAGCGCCGATCTGAGCCGCGCGGTGCCGCGCCTGATGGCGGGCAAGCTGCTGAACGCGGGACAGACCTGCGTTGCGCCGGATCATGCGCTGGTCCCGCCCGCCCGTATGGCCGAGTTCGAGGCGCAGGCCCGCCGCGCCGTCACCGCCATGTTCCCCAACGGACTGAACGGCGATTACGCGCGGATCATCTCGGACCGGCACCTGGCGCGGCTGCAGGGCCTTGTTGCCGAGGCGCGGGAAGGCGGAGCGCGGGTGGTGGAACTGGCCCCCGTGCCGCCCGGCGCGAACGGCCGCATCATGCCGCCCACGCTGGTCTTCGACGCGCCCGAGAACATCGGCCTGATGCGCGAGGAAATCTTCGGCCCCGTCCTGCCGGTCATCCCTGCGGCCACACTGGAGGAGGCGCTGGACCATGTGAACGCCCGCCCAAGGCCTCTGGCGCTCTACTATTTCGACGACGACCGCGCCAGGCAGGATCTGGTGCTGGCCCGCAGCATGTCGGGCGGCGTCACCCTGAACGACTGCATGTTCCACGTGGGCCAGCAGAACCTGCCCTTCGGCGGCGTGGGGGACAGCGGCATGGGCGCCTATCACGGCTTTGATGGCTTCGCGCGCTTTTCCAAGAATCGTCCGGTGATGGCGCAGGCGCGATGGGCGGGGACGGCGCTGGCCCGTCCGCCCTGGGCCGCGCGCAGGCGGCTGATCGGGGCGATGCTGGCAATCGCGCGGCGCGGCGCCTCTCGCTAG
- a CDS encoding SDR family NAD(P)-dependent oxidoreductase, with amino-acid sequence MTEIKSATALVTGGASGIGLLVTRRMFAAGAARVALWDIDAAALDRAVAGFHAEGLDVTGTRLDLSRPDEIAAAVAEAEAQGLAPDILLNNAGIVLGKPFAVHTEADIRRTMEVNAIAPMLVARAFLPGMVARGRGHIVNIASAAGMLSNPNMSVYCASKWALIGWSDSLRLEMQAGRTGVRVTTVTPTYIDTGMFAGAKLRLIPVLRPEAVADAILRAIRRDRIFLRLPGLVNFLPFLKGIMPVRAFDALAGRLFGIYGSMDRFRGRE; translated from the coding sequence ATGACCGAGATCAAGAGCGCCACGGCGCTGGTGACAGGGGGCGCATCGGGGATTGGGCTTCTGGTCACGCGGCGGATGTTCGCTGCGGGCGCGGCGCGGGTGGCCTTGTGGGACATCGACGCGGCGGCGCTGGACCGCGCCGTGGCCGGGTTCCACGCCGAAGGGCTCGACGTCACAGGCACCCGCCTGGACCTGTCCCGGCCGGATGAGATTGCAGCGGCAGTGGCCGAGGCCGAGGCGCAGGGCCTTGCCCCTGACATCCTGCTGAACAACGCAGGCATCGTCTTGGGCAAGCCCTTCGCCGTCCATACGGAGGCCGACATCCGCCGCACGATGGAGGTCAACGCCATCGCGCCGATGCTGGTCGCCCGAGCCTTCCTGCCCGGGATGGTCGCGCGAGGGCGGGGACACATCGTCAACATCGCCTCGGCCGCGGGGATGCTGTCGAACCCGAACATGTCAGTCTATTGCGCCAGCAAATGGGCGCTGATCGGCTGGTCGGATTCGCTGCGGCTGGAAATGCAGGCAGGCCGGACCGGGGTCCGCGTGACCACCGTCACCCCCACCTACATCGACACCGGGATGTTCGCGGGCGCGAAGCTGCGCCTGATCCCCGTCCTGCGCCCCGAGGCCGTGGCCGACGCCATCCTCCGCGCCATCCGCCGCGACCGGATCTTCCTGCGGTTGCCGGGGCTGGTGAACTTTCTGCCCTTCCTCAAGGGGATCATGCCGGTGCGCGCCTTTGACGCGCTGGCTGGACGGCTCTTCGGCATCTACGGCTCGATGGACCGCTTCCGGGGGCGCGAATGA
- a CDS encoding TRAP transporter large permease subunit encodes MKRQAALRHSERGQDGGDGMELAEQPGAEVALGGIETLAAPKKAEPWMRPVELAAAALLAVMMVTVLANVVFRYVLHHPLIWGDELASLAFIWMAMLGAAIAVDRHEHLRLTIFLPMIPRRIRSWVEVAGLVVTCILLLRLLPEAVSYAYEESFVTSPALGLPMSWRASALPAGIGLMALLMVLATVRTRNWGAITSSLLLVGAIVGLLWVARPSLAAIGNWNLPIFLGLVVAALLAIGVPIAFCFATGTLAYLTFASHAPVFVMMGRIDEGMSSLILLSVPIFVLLGCILDETGMGRAIVNFLASLLGHVKAGMSYVLLGSMFLVSGISGSKVSDMATVAPALFPEMRRRGHSPAEMTALLATGAAMADTVPPSIVLIVLGSAAGVSIAGLFKAGFVIAMVLLLVLALLARWKARDEDMAGVRRARPGIIGRTLLIAAPALVLPFLIRSLVGGGIATATEVSAIAVVYAFLIGVVLYGGIPRRRIVPMLVETVAMSGAILLILGTASAMSWALTQSGFARDLTAMMTGLPGGAVIFMLASIVIFLILGCVLEGLPAIVLLAPIMFPLARTLGIHDIHYSMVIVTAMNIGLMAPPIGIGFYIACKIAGVSPDAVMGRIWPYLVALLVGLGVIAAVPAISTAFI; translated from the coding sequence ATGAAACGACAGGCGGCACTCCGCCATTCGGAACGCGGTCAGGACGGAGGAGACGGGATGGAGCTGGCCGAACAGCCCGGCGCCGAGGTGGCTCTTGGCGGCATCGAGACGTTGGCCGCGCCGAAGAAGGCCGAACCCTGGATGCGTCCGGTCGAGCTTGCCGCCGCCGCCCTTCTGGCGGTGATGATGGTCACGGTGCTGGCCAATGTCGTCTTCCGCTATGTCCTGCACCATCCGCTGATCTGGGGGGACGAACTCGCCTCGCTGGCCTTCATCTGGATGGCGATGCTGGGCGCGGCCATCGCCGTGGACCGGCACGAGCATCTGCGGCTGACCATCTTCCTGCCGATGATCCCCCGGCGCATCCGGTCCTGGGTCGAGGTCGCGGGGCTGGTCGTCACCTGCATCCTGCTGCTGCGGCTGCTGCCCGAGGCGGTCAGCTATGCCTATGAAGAATCCTTCGTCACCTCGCCCGCGCTGGGGCTGCCGATGTCGTGGCGGGCCTCGGCCCTGCCTGCGGGCATCGGGCTGATGGCGCTGCTGATGGTCCTTGCCACGGTCCGCACCCGGAACTGGGGCGCGATCACATCCTCGCTGCTGCTGGTCGGGGCCATCGTCGGGCTGCTGTGGGTCGCCCGGCCGAGCCTTGCCGCCATCGGCAACTGGAACCTGCCGATCTTCCTCGGGCTGGTCGTCGCGGCGCTGCTGGCGATCGGGGTGCCCATCGCCTTCTGCTTCGCCACGGGCACGCTCGCCTACCTGACATTCGCCAGCCATGCGCCGGTCTTCGTGATGATGGGCCGGATCGACGAAGGAATGTCCTCGCTGATTCTTTTGTCGGTGCCGATCTTCGTGCTGCTGGGCTGCATCCTCGATGAAACCGGGATGGGGCGGGCCATCGTGAACTTCCTCGCCTCGCTTCTGGGCCATGTGAAGGCGGGGATGAGCTATGTGCTGCTCGGCTCGATGTTCCTTGTTTCGGGGATTTCCGGGTCCAAGGTGTCGGACATGGCGACCGTCGCCCCGGCGCTGTTCCCGGAAATGCGCCGCCGCGGCCATTCGCCGGCCGAGATGACGGCGCTGCTGGCCACGGGTGCCGCGATGGCCGACACGGTGCCTCCGTCCATCGTGCTGATCGTGCTGGGGTCGGCCGCCGGAGTCTCGATCGCCGGGCTGTTCAAGGCGGGCTTCGTCATCGCCATGGTGCTGCTGCTGGTCCTCGCGCTGCTGGCCCGCTGGAAGGCGCGGGACGAGGACATGGCCGGCGTCCGCCGCGCCCGTCCCGGCATCATCGGCCGCACCCTGCTGATCGCGGCCCCGGCACTGGTGCTGCCCTTCCTGATCCGCAGCCTCGTCGGTGGCGGCATCGCCACCGCGACCGAGGTTTCGGCCATCGCCGTGGTCTATGCCTTCCTGATCGGCGTCGTCCTTTACGGCGGCATCCCGCGCCGACGGATCGTGCCGATGCTGGTCGAAACCGTCGCCATGTCGGGCGCGATCCTGCTGATCCTCGGCACCGCCTCGGCCATGTCCTGGGCGCTGACGCAGTCGGGCTTTGCCCGCGACCTCACCGCCATGATGACCGGCCTGCCGGGGGGCGCGGTGATCTTCATGCTGGCGTCCATCGTGATCTTCCTGATCCTCGGCTGCGTGCTGGAAGGGCTGCCCGCCATCGTGCTGCTGGCGCCGATCATGTTTCCCTTAGCCCGCACCTTGGGCATCCACGACATCCATTATTCGATGGTGATCGTGACCGCGATGAACATCGGCCTGATGGCCCCGCCCATCGGGATCGGCTTCTACATCGCCTGCAAGATCGCGGGCGTCTCGCCCGACGCCGTGATGGGCCGCATCTGGCCCTATCTCGTGGCGCTGCTGGTGGGCCTTGGCGTCATCGCCGCCGTGCCCGCGATTTCCACCGCCTTCATCTGA
- a CDS encoding TRAP transporter substrate-binding protein translates to MKTNRRTLLMGAAALGLAAPFVRPGAARAAEFTYKLANNQPMTHPTNVRAAEAVARILEESSGRVDIQVFPSNQLGADTDVLGQLRSGGVEFFLLSPLILSTLIPNAAISGIGFAFPNYDAVWAAMDGELGAYARAQIEAGGLIVQEKIWDNGFRQTTSSRGPITTPADFEGMKIRVPVSPLWTSMFTAFGAAPASINFAETYSALQTGIVDGQENPLAIISTSKLNEVQDYCSMTNHMWDGFWMLGNRRAWSALPEDLQAIVSRNLNDAGMAQRQDVMALNQSLRDDLEATGMTFNDVDPAPFEQKLREAGFYAEWKGKFGDEAWAILERSVGRPLA, encoded by the coding sequence GTGAAAACCAACCGCCGCACCCTGCTGATGGGGGCTGCAGCCCTCGGCCTTGCCGCGCCCTTCGTCCGGCCCGGTGCCGCTCGGGCTGCCGAGTTCACCTACAAGCTGGCCAACAACCAGCCGATGACCCACCCGACCAACGTCCGCGCGGCCGAGGCCGTGGCGAGGATCCTGGAGGAATCAAGCGGTCGCGTGGACATCCAGGTCTTCCCCTCGAACCAGCTTGGCGCGGACACCGACGTGCTGGGGCAGTTGCGCTCGGGCGGGGTCGAGTTCTTCCTGCTCTCGCCCCTGATCCTCTCCACCCTGATCCCGAACGCCGCCATCAGCGGCATCGGCTTTGCCTTCCCGAACTACGATGCCGTCTGGGCCGCCATGGACGGCGAGCTTGGCGCCTATGCCCGCGCCCAGATCGAGGCGGGCGGGCTGATCGTGCAGGAGAAGATCTGGGACAACGGCTTCCGCCAGACCACCTCCTCGCGCGGGCCGATCACGACGCCCGCCGATTTCGAGGGGATGAAGATCCGGGTGCCCGTCTCGCCGCTCTGGACCTCAATGTTCACGGCTTTCGGGGCGGCGCCGGCATCCATCAACTTCGCTGAAACCTATTCGGCGCTGCAGACGGGGATCGTGGACGGGCAGGAAAACCCGCTGGCGATCATCTCGACCTCGAAGCTGAACGAGGTGCAGGATTACTGTTCCATGACCAACCACATGTGGGACGGCTTCTGGATGCTGGGCAACCGCCGCGCCTGGTCCGCGCTGCCCGAGGACCTGCAGGCGATCGTGTCGAGGAACCTCAACGACGCGGGCATGGCGCAGCGGCAGGACGTGATGGCACTGAACCAGTCCTTGCGCGATGACCTGGAAGCCACGGGCATGACCTTCAACGACGTCGATCCCGCGCCCTTCGAGCAGAAGCTGCGCGAGGCCGGCTTCTACGCCGAATGGAAGGGCAAGTTCGGCGACGAGGCCTGGGCGATCCTGGAACGCTCGGTCGGAAGGCCGCTGGCCTGA